A single window of Granulicella mallensis MP5ACTX8 DNA harbors:
- a CDS encoding aldose epimerase family protein, protein MKLLCAVLLCTTSTAIAHASVTHSTFGKLPNGAAVEIYTLKNPSVEMRVMTYGARVVSLATKDRDGKMGNVVLGYDKIEGYLKDSSSYFGSVPGRYANRIALGKFTLEGKQYQIPINNAPNALHGGPDGFASRNWTGKEIPEGVEFTLVSPDGDQGFPGTMTAHVRYTLAGNTVRIVYSATTDKPTVVNLTNHSYFNLAGAGNGTILDEKLTIDADKFTPIDATSIPLGNLAPVAGTPFDFTKPETVGSRIDVDNEQLKHGKGYDHNFVLRGKAGVLRPAAKVYDAKSGRVLTVETSEPGVQFYSGNFLDGSLIGPGGVKYVKRSALCLETQHYPDSPNRPDFPSTELKPGQTYHSETTWTFSN, encoded by the coding sequence ATGAAGCTGCTTTGCGCTGTTTTGCTGTGCACTACGTCTACTGCCATCGCCCATGCCTCCGTTACCCACAGCACTTTTGGAAAGCTGCCGAATGGTGCCGCGGTCGAGATCTATACGCTGAAGAATCCGTCGGTTGAGATGCGCGTGATGACCTATGGCGCGCGCGTCGTCTCGCTTGCTACCAAAGACCGCGATGGCAAGATGGGGAACGTCGTGCTCGGATACGACAAGATCGAGGGCTATCTCAAGGATTCGAGTAGCTACTTCGGCAGCGTGCCGGGACGCTACGCGAACCGCATCGCGCTGGGCAAATTTACGCTCGAAGGCAAGCAGTACCAGATTCCGATCAACAACGCACCGAACGCCTTGCACGGCGGCCCCGACGGCTTTGCGAGCCGCAACTGGACGGGGAAAGAGATCCCCGAAGGCGTGGAGTTCACGCTTGTCAGCCCGGACGGAGACCAGGGTTTCCCCGGCACGATGACGGCGCATGTGCGCTACACGCTGGCGGGCAATACGGTTCGCATCGTCTACAGTGCGACTACGGACAAGCCCACCGTCGTGAACCTGACCAATCACTCGTACTTTAACCTTGCGGGTGCGGGGAATGGGACGATTCTTGACGAGAAGCTGACGATCGACGCCGACAAGTTCACGCCCATCGATGCAACGTCGATACCCCTGGGCAATCTTGCGCCGGTTGCGGGAACGCCCTTTGACTTTACGAAGCCCGAGACGGTTGGCTCGCGCATCGACGTGGACAACGAGCAGTTGAAACACGGCAAGGGCTATGACCACAACTTTGTTCTGCGCGGCAAGGCCGGCGTGTTGCGTCCGGCGGCCAAGGTCTATGACGCAAAGAGTGGGCGCGTATTGACGGTCGAGACGTCAGAACCGGGAGTTCAGTTCTATAGCGGCAACTTCCTTGATGGATCGCTGATAGGGCCGGGTGGCGTGAAGTATGTGAAGCGCAGTGCGTTGTGTCTCGAGACGCAGCACTATCCGGATTCGCCGAATCGTCCGGATTTTCCCAGCACGGAGTTGAAGCCCGGGCAGACGTATCACAGCGAGACGACGTGGACGTTTTCGAATTAG
- the fahA gene encoding fumarylacetoacetase produces MTKGSMLSWVDGANEPHGFGLNHLPYGAFRKDDVTRLCVRIGDWLLDLEACVRHGLLEGFAPSVRDACSQSTLNDLLAAGPEAWQALRAVLTACLSDDGYARTAADWLLVPLSEVELVLPIDPRGYTDFYASLHHARRVGELFRPDNPLLPNYKHVPIAYNGRASSVIASGTSVRRPWGQRRPANQETQPTFEPSAALDYELELAFVVGQGNALGEPISIANAHEHLFGVTLLNDWSARDVQAWEYQPLGPFLGKSFATSVSPWITPMAALESFRVAPAARAQGDPQPLPYLLDDADQQHGAFDIQVEVLLSTEASRAAGLAPMPVSRGNARGLYWTAAQMVAHHTSNGCNLRPGDLLATGTISGPERASAGCLLELTRNGAESIALPNGEHRAWLQDGDEVSLRALCRREGFLLIELGECVGHISEA; encoded by the coding sequence ATGACAAAGGGTTCCATGCTCAGCTGGGTTGACGGTGCAAACGAGCCGCATGGCTTTGGCTTGAATCATCTGCCGTACGGTGCCTTTCGCAAGGATGATGTGACTCGTCTCTGTGTCCGGATCGGGGACTGGTTGCTTGATCTGGAGGCGTGCGTAAGACACGGACTTTTGGAGGGCTTTGCTCCCAGCGTGCGCGACGCCTGTAGCCAGTCCACTTTGAATGATTTGCTCGCAGCGGGGCCGGAGGCATGGCAGGCGCTGCGTGCAGTGCTGACCGCATGCTTGAGTGACGATGGCTATGCCCGCACCGCAGCCGACTGGTTGCTCGTTCCGCTGAGTGAGGTGGAGCTGGTTCTCCCCATCGACCCGCGTGGCTACACCGACTTCTACGCAAGCCTGCATCACGCGCGGAGGGTCGGCGAACTCTTTCGCCCGGACAATCCTTTGCTGCCGAACTACAAGCATGTGCCGATTGCCTACAACGGCCGCGCCTCCTCGGTGATAGCCAGTGGAACATCCGTGCGGAGACCCTGGGGTCAACGTCGTCCAGCGAACCAGGAGACGCAGCCTACGTTTGAGCCCAGTGCGGCGCTCGATTACGAACTTGAACTTGCGTTCGTCGTAGGGCAGGGCAATGCGCTGGGAGAACCGATCTCGATAGCAAACGCGCACGAGCATCTCTTCGGAGTCACGCTGTTGAATGACTGGTCTGCGCGCGATGTGCAGGCGTGGGAGTATCAGCCGCTGGGGCCGTTCCTTGGCAAGAGTTTTGCGACCAGTGTTTCGCCGTGGATTACCCCGATGGCGGCGCTGGAGTCCTTCCGCGTTGCGCCCGCGGCCCGCGCGCAGGGTGATCCGCAACCCTTGCCGTATCTTCTGGACGATGCCGATCAGCAGCATGGCGCATTCGACATACAAGTGGAGGTGTTGCTGAGCACGGAGGCGAGTCGCGCGGCTGGACTTGCGCCGATGCCGGTGAGTCGCGGAAATGCACGCGGGCTTTATTGGACTGCCGCGCAGATGGTGGCACACCACACCAGCAACGGCTGCAATCTGCGTCCTGGCGATCTGCTGGCGACGGGCACGATCTCTGGACCGGAACGCGCGTCCGCAGGCTGCCTGCTCGAGCTTACGCGTAATGGTGCGGAGTCCATCGCTCTTCCAAATGGGGAACATCGTGCCTGGCTTCAGGATGGGGACGAGGTCAGTTTGCGAGCGCTGTGCAGGCGTGAAGGTTTCCTCCTGATCGAACTGGGAGAATGCGTGGGCCATATATCAGAGGCATAG